One segment of Niabella beijingensis DNA contains the following:
- a CDS encoding DUF4861 domain-containing protein: protein MKSFFLATGVAIGMSVSAQTKTITVINPSSLDRSDELVILKREWVKHKLPALTAHQYVVITDKNVPQLVQYDDLDGDGVWDEAVLLLNMTAKQKRRLTIAVSEHPAAVKAVVRTYVRQKHRLPDGGFGSVVTTDSMPYNNPPTDFSKQQLPPYLTEGPAWENDKVGFRKYFDTRNANDIWGKRVPYMVLDDVGADPSKSYHNLSDWGMDILKVGKSLGAGALALKVKTAAGDSLIRFGSNTGQVIYKQLSSGPLRSVFKITYENWQYLPGVAPLTVTEQISIWGGQYFFENRVTFSSVPATASLVTGTIDFYSQQDYKINKKGIAGLYTYDPQSENKDQLGLGILSYAKDIKGFDHITTPSTDVTNVFTVDLKVSANKPVVYRYYVGWELTDKAFATQQGFEKMLSSEAEKFAQPLKIR, encoded by the coding sequence ATGAAAAGCTTTTTTTTAGCAACAGGTGTTGCTATTGGCATGAGTGTGTCTGCACAGACAAAAACAATTACGGTTATTAACCCTTCTTCCTTAGACCGGAGTGACGAGCTGGTGATCCTTAAAAGGGAATGGGTAAAACATAAACTGCCGGCACTGACCGCGCATCAGTATGTTGTGATAACGGATAAGAACGTACCACAACTGGTTCAGTACGATGATCTGGATGGTGATGGGGTATGGGATGAGGCCGTGTTATTACTGAACATGACCGCAAAACAAAAACGGCGGCTTACCATTGCGGTCAGCGAGCATCCTGCTGCAGTTAAAGCGGTGGTGCGCACGTATGTACGGCAAAAGCACCGGCTGCCGGATGGGGGCTTTGGCAGCGTTGTAACAACCGACTCCATGCCTTATAACAATCCTCCTACCGATTTTTCAAAACAGCAATTGCCGCCTTATCTGACAGAAGGGCCCGCATGGGAGAATGATAAAGTGGGATTCCGGAAATATTTTGATACAAGGAATGCGAACGACATCTGGGGCAAACGGGTGCCCTATATGGTGTTGGATGATGTGGGTGCAGATCCTTCCAAAAGCTACCATAACCTGTCTGACTGGGGAATGGATATCTTAAAGGTCGGAAAATCGCTGGGCGCGGGAGCGCTGGCATTAAAGGTAAAGACCGCAGCCGGAGATTCGCTGATCCGTTTTGGAAGTAATACCGGACAGGTGATCTACAAACAGCTAAGCAGCGGACCTTTACGCTCGGTTTTTAAAATAACGTATGAGAACTGGCAGTATCTTCCCGGAGTGGCGCCCCTGACCGTCACCGAACAGATCAGCATCTGGGGAGGGCAGTATTTTTTTGAGAACAGGGTTACATTCAGTAGTGTACCTGCAACGGCCTCCCTGGTTACCGGTACCATTGATTTTTACAGCCAGCAGGATTACAAGATCAATAAAAAAGGAATCGCCGGTCTGTATACCTACGATCCGCAAAGTGAAAATAAAGATCAGCTGGGGCTGGGCATATTAAGTTATGCGAAGGATATAAAGGGGTTTGACCATATAACCACTCCATCTACAGATGTAACCAATGTATTTACCGTAGACCTGAAAGTGTCCGCCAACAAACCGGTTGTATACCGGTATTATGTGGGATGGGAGCTGACGGATAAGGCGTTTGCCACACAGCAGGGATTTGAAAAAATGCTCAGCAGTGAGGCTGAAAAATTTGCACAACCACTGAAGATCCGGTAG
- a CDS encoding VWA domain-containing protein, whose amino-acid sequence MNFEFQYIYFIWLSAAVLLFLLLFSAVKSWKKRTIRKIGEPSLVKTMIRGYSPSRFNLKFILLCLAFLMGVFCTMSLRKPGGNDGIKRKGIDVVFALDLSKSMLAQDVKPSRLLFAKQFISKMMDAMPNNRVGLVWFAGKAYIQMPISADHSSAQIYVNDASPDVVPVKGTVIGDALEESLKSFGEREAKFKAVILISDGEDHDEKALELSKEMQKRGLMVNTVGIGSPEGTFIPDDSTGGNKLDPQTGQPIISKLNQKELQQIAATTNGVYVHLTDIDAAVKKINAQLEQIDKKVTGDTSLMSFSYYFWVFAAAMILLLVIEQVLPEGKKTKE is encoded by the coding sequence ATGAATTTTGAATTTCAATATATCTATTTTATTTGGCTGAGTGCTGCAGTATTGCTGTTCCTGCTCCTTTTTTCCGCAGTAAAAAGCTGGAAAAAAAGAACCATCCGTAAGATCGGGGAGCCCTCGCTTGTAAAAACCATGATCCGCGGCTACAGCCCGTCCCGCTTCAATTTAAAGTTTATATTATTATGCCTGGCCTTCCTGATGGGAGTGTTCTGCACCATGAGCCTTCGTAAGCCGGGCGGTAATGATGGTATAAAAAGAAAAGGGATCGATGTAGTGTTTGCGCTGGACCTGAGCAAGAGCATGCTTGCCCAGGATGTAAAGCCCAGCCGGTTGCTTTTCGCAAAACAATTCATCAGCAAGATGATGGATGCCATGCCCAATAACCGTGTGGGTCTTGTATGGTTTGCCGGCAAAGCCTATATCCAGATGCCGATCAGTGCCGACCACAGCTCGGCCCAGATCTATGTAAATGATGCTTCTCCGGATGTGGTTCCTGTAAAGGGCACCGTAATCGGTGATGCCCTTGAAGAAAGCCTGAAGTCCTTTGGTGAGCGGGAAGCAAAATTTAAAGCTGTGATCCTGATATCTGATGGGGAAGATCATGATGAAAAGGCGCTGGAGCTCTCAAAAGAAATGCAGAAACGCGGGTTAATGGTCAATACAGTTGGGATCGGCTCTCCGGAAGGAACATTTATTCCTGATGATTCTACCGGTGGCAATAAACTGGATCCGCAAACCGGACAGCCGATTATCTCAAAATTGAATCAAAAAGAATTACAGCAAATTGCTGCTACAACAAACGGCGTTTATGTGCATTTAACGGATATCGATGCCGCTGTTAAAAAGATCAATGCCCAACTGGAGCAGATCGACAAAAAAGTAACCGGCGATACCAGCCTGATGAGCTTTTCCTATTATTTCTGGGTCTTTGCTGCTGCGATGATCCTCCTGTTGGTGATCGAACAGGTGCTCCCGGAAGGTAAAAAAACAAAAGAATGA
- a CDS encoding ExbD/TolR family protein, which produces MSSMEALALPAGRKPKTGLRFRRAAIRIDMTPMVDLGFLLITFFIYTSAMSDPSTMDLFMPKDGPPVNTAASGAFTVLIGNNGAVAYYENELEPDASNLHRIRPEALRAALMKKKKEVIAQYVRDPDCEAKALSEKRSPDDCRQRKLMVMIKPGKNADYKTVVGVLDEMVINKIARYALVTPDVDELKYIP; this is translated from the coding sequence ATGAGCAGCATGGAGGCGCTGGCATTGCCGGCCGGCCGCAAACCAAAGACAGGACTGCGTTTCAGACGCGCCGCAATCAGAATCGATATGACACCGATGGTGGACCTGGGGTTTTTGCTGATCACTTTTTTTATCTATACAAGTGCGATGAGTGATCCGTCCACCATGGATCTGTTCATGCCCAAGGACGGTCCGCCGGTAAATACGGCTGCTTCAGGCGCATTCACCGTTCTTATTGGTAATAACGGGGCCGTTGCTTACTATGAAAATGAACTGGAGCCGGATGCTTCCAATCTGCACCGCATCCGGCCCGAAGCATTAAGGGCCGCATTAATGAAAAAGAAAAAAGAAGTGATCGCACAATACGTACGGGATCCGGATTGCGAAGCAAAAGCGCTATCAGAAAAGCGGTCACCGGATGATTGCCGGCAGCGTAAACTTATGGTAATGATCAAGCCGGGAAAGAATGCCGATTATAAAACAGTGGTAGGAGTACTGGATGAGATGGTGATCAATAAAATCGCCCGGTATGCCCTGGTGACTCCAGATGTGGATGAACTGAAATACATTCCCTGA
- a CDS encoding peroxiredoxin gives MSLVGKKFPSVAIDAMSEMGDLLKVDVYKEAVNNKKKVVLFWYPKDFTFVCPTELHAFQEAIKEFEKRNTLIIGASCDTAEVHFAWLNTPKDNGGIEGVTYPILADTHRYLAGELGILDAGYEVNDETGDVILSGSNVSFRATYLIDEEGKVFHESVNDMPVGRNVQEYLRLIDAYAHVQKHGEVCPANWEEGKKAMNADREGVASYFSEN, from the coding sequence ATGTCGTTAGTAGGAAAAAAATTCCCGAGTGTGGCAATCGATGCAATGTCTGAAATGGGCGATCTTTTAAAAGTGGATGTGTACAAAGAAGCAGTGAACAACAAAAAGAAAGTGGTATTGTTCTGGTATCCGAAAGACTTTACGTTTGTATGTCCGACGGAATTGCATGCCTTTCAGGAAGCTATAAAAGAGTTTGAAAAACGCAATACCCTTATCATCGGTGCTTCCTGTGACACGGCCGAAGTACACTTTGCCTGGCTGAATACACCAAAGGATAATGGAGGTATCGAAGGCGTTACGTATCCCATCCTTGCAGATACACATCGCTATCTGGCAGGTGAACTCGGTATACTGGACGCCGGTTATGAGGTGAATGATGAAACAGGGGATGTAATTTTAAGCGGTTCAAATGTGAGTTTCCGGGCTACCTATCTGATCGATGAGGAAGGCAAAGTATTCCATGAAAGTGTAAATGACATGCCGGTGGGCAGAAATGTTCAGGAATACCTGCGGCTGATCGATGCATATGCCCATGTGCAAAAGCACGGGGAAGTGTGCCCGGCAAACTGGGAAGAAGGCAAAAAAGCAATGAACGCAGATCGTGAAGGTGTAGCTTCTTATTTCAGCGAAAACTAA
- a CDS encoding DUF6952 family protein, whose translation MKLPIIRKLYQAAPPEKLQTAVEVLEAFCEMNIKEEELDVAGELITNLCGAIEVHEMVKNGMRESEALNSFSKKVLGSIDL comes from the coding sequence ATGAAATTACCCATAATTAGAAAACTTTATCAGGCGGCTCCCCCCGAAAAGCTGCAGACAGCCGTGGAAGTGCTGGAGGCTTTTTGTGAGATGAACATAAAGGAGGAAGAGCTGGATGTAGCCGGTGAACTGATTACCAATCTTTGCGGAGCAATTGAAGTACATGAAATGGTGAAGAATGGAATGCGTGAATCCGAAGCACTGAATAGTTTTTCGAAAAAAGTATTGGGCTCAATTGATTTATAA
- a CDS encoding phosphatidylserine decarboxylase family protein, which translates to MTLHREGNATITISTVLFLIVSFVFYYFLFHTYPAVFWILEIALIVVFGLIISFFRIPSRKYTIDGNAVIAPCDGKVVVIEEVQADEYFSDRRIQVSIFMSPLNVHVNRNPVDGEIVYDQYHKGKYLVAWHPKSSTENERHSNVYRHSNGKEVLTKQIAGALAKRIVNYNKVGSSVKQADEMGFIKFGSRVDLLLPLDAKINVKIGDVAVGGVTVVATW; encoded by the coding sequence ATGACATTACACAGGGAGGGGAATGCCACCATTACCATCAGCACGGTACTTTTTTTAATAGTAAGTTTCGTTTTTTACTATTTTCTGTTTCATACATACCCTGCTGTTTTCTGGATACTTGAGATCGCACTGATCGTGGTGTTCGGATTGATCATTTCCTTCTTCCGGATACCGAGCCGGAAGTATACGATTGACGGTAATGCGGTGATCGCGCCCTGTGACGGTAAAGTAGTGGTGATCGAAGAAGTGCAGGCGGATGAATATTTCAGCGACCGTCGGATACAGGTATCTATCTTTATGAGTCCGCTGAACGTACATGTGAACCGGAACCCGGTGGACGGGGAGATTGTGTATGATCAATATCATAAAGGAAAGTACCTGGTGGCCTGGCATCCGAAATCTTCCACAGAAAACGAACGGCATTCAAACGTATACCGGCACAGCAACGGCAAAGAAGTGCTCACCAAGCAGATCGCCGGAGCACTGGCAAAGCGGATCGTAAATTATAACAAGGTAGGAAGCAGTGTAAAGCAGGCGGATGAGATGGGGTTCATCAAATTCGGCTCCCGGGTAGATCTGTTGCTGCCGCTGGATGCCAAAATCAATGTAAAGATCGGCGACGTTGCCGTAGGAGGTGTTACGGTAGTAGCCACCTGGTAA
- a CDS encoding nuclear transport factor 2 family protein, with product MHVRFFAFLFLMLLVPAAGVIAQGKNVQQVEVAVKKLTKAMLDSDVPVLSALAAEKLTYGHSSGKVQDKAEFLESFKTGASDFTRIDITDQSIYFVNNTAIVRHLLDADTNDNKQPGHTTLKIMTVWTKVGSQWQLIARQAVKAQ from the coding sequence ATGCATGTACGATTTTTTGCTTTTTTGTTTTTGATGTTGCTGGTTCCGGCAGCAGGGGTAATTGCACAGGGAAAAAATGTGCAGCAGGTAGAAGTGGCTGTAAAAAAACTTACAAAGGCCATGCTCGACAGTGATGTGCCGGTGCTGAGCGCGCTGGCCGCGGAAAAACTGACCTACGGGCACTCAAGTGGTAAGGTGCAGGATAAGGCGGAGTTCCTGGAATCATTCAAAACAGGTGCAAGTGATTTCACCCGGATCGATATAACAGACCAATCGATCTATTTTGTAAATAATACGGCGATCGTGCGTCATCTGCTGGACGCAGATACCAATGACAATAAACAACCGGGGCATACCACATTAAAGATTATGACCGTTTGGACCAAGGTTGGCAGTCAGTGGCAGCTGATCGCCCGTCAGGCAGTAAAAGCCCAATAA
- a CDS encoding thioredoxin family protein, which yields MYVELNEDNLQELVTNHEKVMVQYGAGWCGNCRIMKPKFKKLAAENEQVAFIYVDAEKLPESRKLAKVDNLPTFAAFSNGRLLNQVQTNQVASLNELFNEITHN from the coding sequence ATGTATGTAGAGTTAAATGAAGATAATTTACAGGAGCTGGTGACCAATCATGAAAAGGTAATGGTGCAGTATGGTGCCGGCTGGTGTGGCAATTGCCGGATCATGAAACCGAAATTCAAAAAACTGGCTGCCGAAAACGAGCAGGTCGCTTTTATTTATGTGGATGCGGAAAAGCTACCGGAATCCCGCAAACTGGCAAAGGTAGATAATCTGCCTACATTCGCGGCGTTCAGCAACGGCCGGTTATTAAACCAGGTGCAAACCAACCAGGTGGCATCATTAAACGAATTATTCAATGAAATTACCCATAATTAG
- a CDS encoding C40 family peptidase: protein MKPLLGVLSVVLLLLCCSCAGSKKNSTVNVLARPSASGVPDKNESDPESPATTPVSKATFLTTRPLDIGRREFVDYAKRFLGTPYKYGSADPAKGFDCSGLLYYVFQHYQVKPPRTSAAYGNVGETISLDNALPGDLILFRGENSRNIGHIGIITANKGTLSFLHAAGSNTGVIISTFSGYYKKQFVKVIRVLK from the coding sequence ATGAAACCGTTGCTCGGGGTTTTATCCGTTGTCCTTTTATTACTGTGCTGTTCCTGCGCCGGATCAAAAAAGAACAGCACCGTTAATGTGCTTGCCCGGCCTTCCGCCTCGGGTGTGCCGGACAAGAACGAAAGTGATCCGGAATCACCGGCAACGACACCCGTATCAAAAGCGACTTTTTTAACCACCCGGCCCCTCGATATCGGTCGCCGGGAATTTGTGGATTATGCAAAACGCTTTTTGGGTACTCCATACAAATACGGGTCCGCAGATCCGGCAAAAGGTTTTGATTGCTCCGGATTGCTTTACTATGTGTTTCAGCATTACCAGGTAAAACCACCACGCACTTCCGCCGCCTATGGAAATGTTGGGGAAACAATTTCCCTTGACAACGCATTACCCGGAGACCTGATCCTCTTCAGAGGAGAGAACAGCCGGAACATCGGGCATATTGGCATCATCACCGCCAATAAAGGCACACTCAGCTTTCTTCATGCTGCGGGAAGCAATACGGGTGTTATCATCAGTACCTTTTCGGGATATTATAAAAAACAATTTGTAAAGGTGATCCGGGTATTGAAATAA
- a CDS encoding pentapeptide repeat-containing protein, whose product MSPYFEDLVYEKQDYVRNTLPKGDYEGCRFKSCDFANASIASINFIDCHFEDCNMSGCSIEKASFQNTVFKNCKLVGLRFEEAQTFLFTPQFENSTLTLSSFYTLKLKHSIFRNCILKEVDFTDADCSTLLFDNCDFTDARFENTNLEKADLSSSYNYRIDPEKNRIRKAKFSLMHVAGLLDKYDIVIK is encoded by the coding sequence ATGAGCCCGTATTTTGAAGACCTCGTTTATGAAAAACAGGACTATGTCCGGAACACCCTTCCGAAAGGTGATTATGAAGGCTGCCGTTTTAAAAGCTGTGATTTTGCCAATGCATCCATCGCCTCCATCAATTTTATTGATTGTCATTTTGAAGACTGCAACATGAGCGGGTGCAGTATTGAAAAGGCCTCCTTTCAGAACACCGTTTTTAAAAACTGCAAGCTTGTGGGGCTCCGGTTTGAAGAGGCCCAGACTTTTCTATTCACCCCGCAGTTCGAAAACAGCACGCTCACCCTCAGTTCTTTTTATACACTAAAACTGAAACATTCCATCTTCCGTAATTGTATTTTGAAAGAGGTTGATTTTACGGATGCCGATTGCAGCACTCTTTTATTCGACAACTGTGACTTTACCGACGCGAGATTTGAAAATACCAACCTGGAGAAAGCCGATCTTAGCAGCTCGTACAATTACCGGATCGATCCGGAAAAGAACCGGATCAGAAAGGCAAAATTCAGTCTGATGCATGTGGCGGGCCTGCTGGATAAATATGATATTGTTATCAAATAA
- a CDS encoding energy transducer TonB, which translates to MEKTKILSASFLDILFDGRNKAYGAYELRNTYNRRLVKALGATGLVIAVFMGATALKATESKSKLAHIVGPTIEITKIEEPEKAEPPAPKPPKMQEPKKIETAKFVIPKITPDEKVITAPPAQDDLADVKIGIENIKGDKLGDIATPPLGVPDGKGLIETKRVDNDDTRFTKIEKEAEYSGDWARFLTTNLRSEIPVDNGAPTGSYQVIVQFVVDVNGAVSDIKVARDPGFGMAEEAIRVIKKSGKWKPAIQNGIAVKAYRKQPITFQVVEQ; encoded by the coding sequence ATGGAAAAAACAAAAATCCTTTCTGCCAGCTTTCTGGACATTTTGTTTGACGGCAGAAACAAGGCTTATGGCGCTTACGAATTACGTAATACCTATAACCGACGCCTGGTGAAAGCCCTGGGAGCTACCGGTCTGGTCATCGCGGTGTTTATGGGGGCCACGGCCCTTAAGGCAACGGAATCAAAAAGCAAACTAGCACACATTGTGGGTCCGACAATCGAAATTACAAAGATCGAAGAGCCCGAAAAAGCAGAGCCACCCGCTCCAAAGCCGCCAAAAATGCAGGAGCCCAAAAAGATTGAGACCGCAAAATTCGTGATTCCGAAAATCACTCCGGATGAAAAAGTGATCACTGCCCCGCCTGCGCAGGACGACCTGGCAGATGTAAAGATCGGCATAGAAAATATTAAAGGGGATAAGCTGGGTGATATTGCCACACCACCACTGGGTGTACCGGATGGAAAAGGGTTGATAGAAACCAAACGTGTGGATAATGATGATACCCGGTTTACAAAAATTGAAAAAGAAGCAGAATATTCCGGCGACTGGGCACGTTTCTTGACCACCAATCTGCGCAGTGAAATACCGGTGGATAATGGAGCCCCTACTGGTAGCTACCAGGTTATCGTACAGTTTGTTGTGGATGTAAACGGTGCTGTAAGTGATATTAAAGTGGCCCGGGATCCCGGTTTTGGTATGGCAGAAGAAGCCATCCGGGTAATAAAAAAATCCGGCAAATGGAAACCGGCGATTCAGAACGGCATAGCGGTAAAAGCATATAGAAAGCAGCCCATTACCTTCCAGGTGGTGGAGCAGTAG
- a CDS encoding penicillin-binding transpeptidase domain-containing protein, translated as MRQARGNNTLFWACIIVAGSVSCTQNNVKQDNSLKKYFDENQLTGTFALLNNGTGDFTVYNLARYRDSAYLPASTFKIVNSLIGLQTGIISSDSMVIPWDGIQRPVREWNKDLTMYDAFRVSAVPYYQEVARRIGKEKMQFWLDSLHYGSGKKDTLFKIRSAIDTFWLDNTLKLTPDENLGLVKKLYFNELPFFKLYQEKVKNAMLFESNSNYKLAYKTGWATTDNRHALGWIVGWIEENRHPYFFVLNVESADPNYDLSAVRLKMLKEILKQLGFFEGKM; from the coding sequence TTGAGACAAGCCAGGGGCAATAACACTCTTTTTTGGGCATGTATTATTGTTGCGGGAAGCGTATCCTGCACGCAAAACAATGTAAAACAGGACAACTCGTTAAAAAAATATTTTGATGAAAACCAGCTGACCGGAACCTTCGCTTTGTTAAACAATGGTACCGGCGATTTTACGGTTTACAACCTGGCAAGATACCGGGACAGCGCCTATCTTCCCGCCAGTACTTTCAAAATTGTAAACTCTCTTATCGGCCTTCAGACCGGGATTATCTCCAGCGACAGCATGGTGATCCCCTGGGATGGCATTCAGCGGCCGGTGCGGGAATGGAATAAAGATCTTACTATGTATGATGCATTCAGGGTTTCGGCGGTGCCTTATTACCAGGAAGTGGCGCGAAGGATCGGAAAGGAAAAAATGCAGTTCTGGCTGGACTCATTGCATTACGGCTCCGGGAAAAAAGACACGCTTTTTAAGATCCGGTCGGCCATTGATACTTTTTGGCTGGACAATACCCTAAAGCTAACTCCTGACGAAAATCTCGGTCTGGTAAAAAAACTTTATTTCAACGAGCTGCCATTTTTCAAGCTTTACCAGGAAAAAGTGAAAAACGCCATGTTGTTCGAAAGCAACTCCAATTACAAACTGGCCTATAAAACCGGTTGGGCAACCACTGATAACCGGCATGCATTGGGCTGGATCGTTGGCTGGATCGAAGAGAACAGGCATCCCTATTTTTTTGTATTAAATGTAGAGTCGGCTGACCCGAATTACGATCTGTCTGCCGTACGCCTGAAAATGTTAAAAGAGATCCTTAAACAGCTGGGCTTTTTTGAGGGCAAAATGTAA
- a CDS encoding tetratricopeptide repeat protein, whose protein sequence is MKNRLFVLLNFIALPLLAQEGSTYIKKGNELYREGKMEEAAKTYDKATAGPQKYIALMNKGNALYRLKKYDEAVNTYQQAGSTANTDLLLRSGAYYNTGVVYSNQNKLEESIEAYKNALRLNSRDTKARENLQKALLEKKKQSSGGGGGQDKKDDSKKPDRSKLNQRQTQNQLDRLENKEKNTQQRISEDKSQYGISNEKDW, encoded by the coding sequence ATGAAAAACCGGCTTTTCGTTTTACTGAATTTTATCGCGCTTCCCCTGCTGGCCCAGGAAGGGTCCACCTATATCAAAAAAGGAAACGAACTATACAGGGAGGGCAAGATGGAGGAGGCTGCAAAAACATATGATAAGGCAACAGCCGGACCCCAAAAATACATCGCATTGATGAACAAAGGGAATGCCCTGTACCGTTTGAAAAAATATGATGAAGCGGTGAACACCTATCAGCAGGCAGGCAGCACTGCCAATACGGATCTGCTGCTCCGCTCCGGGGCCTACTACAATACCGGTGTGGTGTATTCCAACCAGAATAAACTGGAGGAAAGCATTGAAGCCTACAAGAATGCGCTTCGTCTGAACAGCAGGGATACAAAAGCAAGGGAAAATCTCCAGAAGGCATTGCTGGAAAAGAAAAAACAAAGCAGTGGTGGCGGTGGCGGACAGGATAAGAAAGATGATTCAAAAAAGCCGGATCGATCGAAGCTCAATCAGCGCCAGACCCAAAATCAGCTGGACCGGCTGGAAAACAAGGAGAAGAATACGCAACAGCGTATTTCAGAAGATAAATCGCAGTACGGCATCAGCAACGAAAAAGACTGGTAA